In bacterium, the sequence GCGTCGGACAGGTGTGACTTGGCGGTTGCATCAGTTCGATTCGCCGTCTGGGGTGGGAATCCCTAGCATTTCGCACGTATCTCACCCAAGAAATCCTTATTTTACTTGGGTTTGCAGCAACGTATTTCATGGCGAACTAGACTAGCCGTATGGATGAGCCCGCACCTCCTGCCCGGCCGCTGGTGCTGCTCCTGGATCCCCGGGATACGAGCGCCATCGCGCTTGTGCCGATCCGGGCCGGCACCCGCGTTGAAGTTCGACGAGGCGACGCGAACGTGTATTTGGTCGCCGCAGCTTTAATCCCGTTCGGCCACAAGATCGCGCTGGTACCGGTGGCGGCCGGCGGCCCGGTGATCAAGTACGGCGAAGTGATTGGCTTCGCGACGTGCGAAATCCGGCCGGGACAGCACGTGCACGTGCACAATGTGCGGAGTGACCGGGCGAGGGTGCGCGATGCCTGAGTGGCCGCTGCCGTTGCTTCGGGGATGGCGGCACCCGGACGGAACGGTCGGCATCCGCCATCACTTGCTGGTGATCCCCTCGGTGATCTGCGCCGCCCAGGCGGCGCTGACGATGGCCGAGGGTGCCCCGGGTGCGGTGGCGATCGAGCATCAACACGGCTGCTCGCAGTTGGGCGGGGACGCGCATCTCACGGAGCAGGTGCTCACCGGCCTGGGGACCCACCCGAACGTTGCGGGGGCGCTCGTGGTCAGCCTTGGGTGCGAGACCGTCCAAGGGGTGGGGCTGCATCGGATGATCGTGCGTCGCGGGCAGCGGGCGGAGTTTGTGGGCATTCAGCAGTCCGGCGGGACCGGGGCGGCGGTGGCCGCCGGCCGACAGGCGCTCGACAGGCTGCGGGACGCCGCGGCCGGCGACCCTCAGGTCGCGGTCGGCTGGCCTGATCTTCGGGTCGGGGTCGAAGCCGCGTGGCTCGGCATTCCCGAGCCGCAGGCGCGTGTCTTCGTCGAGGTGATTGACCGCCTCCTCCGCGCGGGCTCGACGGTGATGCAGGCCGTGCCTACTGGGCGGCCCGATCTGGAGCGCAGTTTCCAGGATCGGATCCTGGGCATTGAGGGCCCGAAGGCGCGCGAGACGTCGACAATCTCGTATGCGACTCCCGCGGTCGATCGGGGGGTCTTCCTCATGGGAACCCCGGAGTCTCGCATTGCCCAGAAGACGGGGCTCGCGGCCGGGGGAGCCCACATCATCCTCTCGCCGCTCGTGGGTGGCTTGCCCGCGGGGTGCCCGGTGGCTCCGGTCGTCCATGTTGGGATCGCCCCGTACGCCCGGGCGTTCGCCGCGGACGTCGATGTGCTGCTCGACGAATCCCCGGCGCTCGGCGCAGCCGAGGCTGTACTGGTGGCGCTGACCGGCGCCTGCCGAGAGGAGACCGCCCTCGAGGCGATGGGCGATTTCGAGATGGCGATCCACAGAATCGGCCCAACGATGTAACGATGGACGAGATCCTGCTCTACCGGCGGGCGATGAGAGGGTGGGGGGCGCGGAACCACGTCCTGGTTCTCCCGCTCGTGGCGTCCGCCTCGGGCGTCGCACGGGCGATCGCCCGCGGGATGGGCGCGACATGGGTGGAGCACGACTACGAACCGACCTCCCACGACCTTCCCCAGAACCGCGAGCGCATCGCCCGCACGTTGGTGGGTTTTTCGGCGAACCCCAACGTGGCCGCGGTGTTGCTCGTCGCCGACACCCCCGACCGCGCGCCGTTGCTGGACGCGATCCGCGCCACCGGGCAGCGCGCCGATCTGGTGATCGTGGCAGAGGCCGGAGGTCTGCGAGGGGCCATCGAGCAGGGCCGTGCTCGCTTGGGCCCGCTGCTCACCGCTGCCGCCGGCTGCACGCGAGAGCGGGCGCCCGTCAGCGCGTTGATGTTGGGAACCGAGTGCGGGGGGTCGGATGCACTGTCGGGGATTACCGCGAACCCGGCGCTCGGCGCGGCGAGCGACCTGCTCGTGGACGCCGGGGGGGCGGTGATCCTCGCCGAGACCACCGAACTCATCGGGGCCGAGCACCTACTGGCCCGGCGTGCCACCAGCCCCACCGTGGCCGACGACATCTATCGCATCATCCACCGCTACGAGGACGTGGTGCGCGCGCACGGCGAGGACATCCGTGGTGCCAACCCCGCGCCGGGGAACATCGAGGGCGGGCTCACGACGATCGAGGAGAAGTCCCTCGGCGCGGCTAAGAAGGGGGGCACCCGGTCGATCCGACAGGTTGTGGAGTACGCTGTCCGGCCCGCGACCGCGGGGCTCGTAATCATGGACACGCCTGGGAACGACATCGAGCAGATGGTGGGAATGGTGGCTGCGGGTGCCCAGGTCGCCGCCTTTACAACCGGCCGCGGCACACCCACCGGCTCGGCGATCGTCCCAGTCATCAAGATCGCCACAAACTCGCATACGGCGACCCGCATGCGGGATAACATCGATCTCAACGCCGGGCTCATCCTCGAGGGCAGCGAGACGCTGGAGAGCATGGGGCAGCGGATTTACGATGCCATCCTCGCGGTGTCCCAGGGTGAGGCGACGAAGGCCGAACGCCTCGGACACCGCGAATTCTCGATCAGCCGGTACCCGTTCGCCATTCTCGATGCTGCTGGGGCTGGCGCCGGGCACCCCATCACCTGATGCAGGCCGCCGCCAATTCGATATCAGACAAGGGATTTCAAAACCCCAAAATTGCGGTGATTCCACAGCGCGCCAAAATCTGTTAGAGTAGTGGACGTGGGGACGTAGCTCAGCTGGGAGAGCGCCTGAATCGCACTCAGGAGGTCGGGAGTTCGAATCTCCTCGTCTCCACCAAGTAAATCAGGTCCAGCCCGGAGACATAGGTAACACTTTGTACTTAGGACATGGGTAACACTTTCGGCCCAAACGGATT encodes:
- a CDS encoding UxaA family hydrolase, which encodes MDEPAPPARPLVLLLDPRDTSAIALVPIRAGTRVEVRRGDANVYLVAAALIPFGHKIALVPVAAGGPVIKYGEVIGFATCEIRPGQHVHVHNVRSDRARVRDA
- a CDS encoding UxaA family hydrolase translates to MPEWPLPLLRGWRHPDGTVGIRHHLLVIPSVICAAQAALTMAEGAPGAVAIEHQHGCSQLGGDAHLTEQVLTGLGTHPNVAGALVVSLGCETVQGVGLHRMIVRRGQRAEFVGIQQSGGTGAAVAAGRQALDRLRDAAAGDPQVAVGWPDLRVGVEAAWLGIPEPQARVFVEVIDRLLRAGSTVMQAVPTGRPDLERSFQDRILGIEGPKARETSTISYATPAVDRGVFLMGTPESRIAQKTGLAAGGAHIILSPLVGGLPAGCPVAPVVHVGIAPYARAFAADVDVLLDESPALGAAEAVLVALTGACREETALEAMGDFEMAIHRIGPTM
- a CDS encoding UxaA family hydrolase, which encodes MDEILLYRRAMRGWGARNHVLVLPLVASASGVARAIARGMGATWVEHDYEPTSHDLPQNRERIARTLVGFSANPNVAAVLLVADTPDRAPLLDAIRATGQRADLVIVAEAGGLRGAIEQGRARLGPLLTAAAGCTRERAPVSALMLGTECGGSDALSGITANPALGAASDLLVDAGGAVILAETTELIGAEHLLARRATSPTVADDIYRIIHRYEDVVRAHGEDIRGANPAPGNIEGGLTTIEEKSLGAAKKGGTRSIRQVVEYAVRPATAGLVIMDTPGNDIEQMVGMVAAGAQVAAFTTGRGTPTGSAIVPVIKIATNSHTATRMRDNIDLNAGLILEGSETLESMGQRIYDAILAVSQGEATKAERLGHREFSISRYPFAILDAAGAGAGHPIT